Within the Deinococcus carri genome, the region GCGATGATCGTGCCGGGGGAGCAGCTGACCCGCGCCAACGGCATGATGCAGACCACCCGGCAGTTCAGCAACCTGCTGGCCCCCACGCTGGCGACCCTGCTGATCGGGGTTCCGGCCCTGCTGGGGCGCGGCTCATTGGGCGGGGGCTGGCTGGCCCACCTGGGCAGCGGCGTGCCCTTTGCGCTGCTGGTGGACGGCGTGAGCTTCCTGATCGCCGCCGCCTTCCTGGCCGGGCTGACCATTCCCAGCCCGCCGCCCGCCGAACACCACGGCAGCGCCGCCGCCAACCTCCGGGCCGACACGCGCCTGGGCTGGACTTACCTGCTGCGCCGCCCGCCCCTGCTGCATCTGCTGCTGCTGGCCGCCGCGCTGAACTTCGCCACCGCCGCCATCCCGGTGTATCAGACCCTGCTGACCACCTTCACGCTGGAACCCGACCGCACCGCGCGGGGCCTGAGCTTCGCCGCCACGCTCGCCATCATCCAGACGGTCACCAGCGCGGGGATGTTCCTGGGCGGCCTGGCGATCAGCGCCTGGGGCGGCCTGAAAAAGCGGCGCGTGCTGGGCATCCTGGTCCCGGCCCTGCTGTCGGGCGCGGGTCTGGTCCTGATGGGGCTTTCGGGCAACGTGTACCTGACCGCCGCCGCCTTCGCCCTCACCGTGTTCGTGATGCCCATTACCAACGCGCACAGTGGCGGCATCTGGCAATCGCAGGTCCCGCGTGAACTCCAGGGCCGGGTGTTCGCGGTGCGCCGCATGATCGGCCGCATCACCGTGCCGCTGGGCATGGCCCTCGTCACCGGCCTGTCCGCCAGCCTGCCCCCCGGCCCGGTCATCGCCGCGATGGGCGTGCTGGTCATTGCCATCTGCGCCTGGCAACTGCTGAACCCCAGGGTGCAGCGGGTGGAGGACCGCGAGTATCTGGAGGGGCTGGCGGCGGCACGGGGAGGATAGGGGGGAGGTGGTACGCGGTGCGCGGTACGCGGGAAAAGAAGTTCCTGCGTACCGCGCACCGCTTCCTGCGTACCTGTCCTTACCCCTGCCGCTCCAGCCACCCCGCCAGCCAGGGCAGTTTCTGCCCCACTTTCTCCCGCAGCCCGCCCCAGTAGCGGCGCGACCAGCCCTCCAGGGTGCGTTGCTTGCCGCGCGCAATCGCCAGGGCACCCTCCGGCACGTCCTCGTGGACGGCGCTGCCCGCCGCGATAAAGGCCGCGTCCCCGACTGTGCGGGGGGCAATCAGCGTGGAGTTGGAGCCGATGAAGACGCCCGCGCCGACCCGGCTCTGGTGCTTCTGCACGCCGTCGAAGTTGGCGACGATGGTGCCCGCCCCGACGTTCGTCTCCGCGCCAATGGACACGTCGCCCAGGTAGGCGAGGTGCCCGGCCTTGACCCCCGCGTCCAGCCGCGCGTTCTTCGTTTCCACGAAGTTGCCGATGTGGACGCCCTGGCCCAGCACCGTGCCGGGGCGCAGGCGCGCGAACGGCCCCACGTCGCTGCCCTGGCCGACGTGCGCGCCCTCCAGCACGCTGTGGGGTTTCACGGTCACGCCCCCCTCCAGCACGCTGTCGGTCAGGACGCTGTAGGCCCCGACGGTCACGCCGTCCGCCACCCGCGTCTCCCCGCGCAGGATCAC harbors:
- a CDS encoding MFS transporter; protein product: MSSTDSHGTLAGGWRTFLVLWGSQSISQIGSYVAWFALNVYVAQTLYPDPAQKAPLALALGAFAIAATLTAVLLAPLAGSLVDRTPRRRVMLACDVLSGAVTLGMCALMFSMVVPFWLLFAYVIVTQSLSIFHEAALESSYAMIVPGEQLTRANGMMQTTRQFSNLLAPTLATLLIGVPALLGRGSLGGGWLAHLGSGVPFALLVDGVSFLIAAAFLAGLTIPSPPPAEHHGSAAANLRADTRLGWTYLLRRPPLLHLLLLAAALNFATAAIPVYQTLLTTFTLEPDRTARGLSFAATLAIIQTVTSAGMFLGGLAISAWGGLKKRRVLGILVPALLSGAGLVLMGLSGNVYLTAAAFALTVFVMPITNAHSGGIWQSQVPRELQGRVFAVRRMIGRITVPLGMALVTGLSASLPPGPVIAAMGVLVIAICAWQLLNPRVQRVEDREYLEGLAAARGG